In a single window of the Gadus macrocephalus chromosome 6, ASM3116895v1 genome:
- the dbf4 gene encoding protein DBF4 homolog A translates to MPGQQHVCAKPLSGRVFYLDLPSNRRAQALENDITLLGGTVEKFFSKEIRYLVSNKREAKYVERLRRELAVPSPDSGPSSPFPRQTVHQPAGGQKARLKCGSQGQVDSVAKSRGKSLVERVVKEQERIQINKTLSDALEWGVKVLYIDDVITYVEKRKKLIIPSQPVTSAVKKRTKPESKPRPGFPKSQAQRINTPFIKVEDTSRHYRPIYAAMSKMPEINMAIAPPCTPFCGDKKDQHKNGHSEEWGHGRAKKNRAKKQVGFCECCMLQYDNLIKHVQSESHRAFSKGNEYSVLDRLVSTMHCDLALFKPKNKRPKCSVSSTVVVQGPYWAALHKPPDASATERRWKPYNLSTAAGGREASHRPVMEPIPGSVKALSGGESTLRNLDGSSAQPLPRHTSQTCRADSVRGQTAAQSLPTPTPQVELAPPRGSSPAVDSARLSRLSRTRARALPQYHKEFSQSGCSSRTFPHSHSLQKTVCESILGSPSERPEEEPLSQEQGKKTCIPESRGIDLPDQRPSTVRTIQRKVKVQKRKRRRVDMGSGCRYQASSACAVPDEPLLGQLFQSSDSVHLDFLGFDDGGREVFTP, encoded by the exons ATGCCAGGCCAGCAGCATGTCTGTGCCAAACCGTTGTCTGGGAGAGTGTTTTATCTGGACCTGCCGTCAAACCGGAGAGCCCAGGCCCTGGAGAACGACATCACACTGCTTGGAGGG ACGGTTGAGAAGTTCTTCAGTAAGGAAATAAGGTACCTGGTGTCCAACAAGAGGGAGGCCAAGTATGTGGAGCGCCTTAGACGTGAGCTCGCTGTCCCCAGCCCCGATTCGGGACCGAGTTCCCCTTTCCCCCGCCAGACGGTCCACCAGCCCGCCGGAGGCCAGAAGGCTCGTCTCAAATGTGGATCTCAGGGTCAAGTTGATTCT GTGGCTAAGAGTCGCGGGAAATCTCTGGTGGAGAGAGTGGTTAAAGAGCAG GAGAGGATACAAATTAATAAGACCCTATCAGATGCTCTGGAGTGGGGCGTGAAGGTCCTTTACATTGATG ATGTTATCACATATGTGGAAAAGAGGAAGAAACTGATTATTCCCAGCCAACctgttactagtgctgtcaaaAAAAGG ACTAAACCTGAATCCAAACCTAGACCAGGCTTTCCAAAATCCCAAG CCCAACGGATCAATACACCCTTCATAAAGGTTGAGGACACAAGCAG ACACTATCGGCCAATCTATGCTGCCATGTCTAAAATGCCTGAGATCAACATGGCAATTGCTCCTCCTTGCACTCCATTCTGTGGTGATAAAAAGGATCAACATAAAAATGGACACAG TGAGGAGTGGGGTCATGGCAGAGCCAAGAAGAATCGAGCCAAGAAGCAGGTGGGCTTCTGTGAGTGCTGCATGCTCCAGTACGACAACCTCATCAAG CATGTCCAGAGTGAGAGTCATCGTGCCTTTTCCAAAGGAAATGAGTACTCGGTCCTGGACCGATTAGTCTCCACCATGCATTGTGACTTGGCTCTCTTCAAACCTAAAAACAAGAG ACCAAAGTGCAGCGTCTCCTCCACCGTGGTTGTCCAAGGACCATATTGGGCAGCGCTACACAAGCCCCCAGATGCTTCCGCAACAGAGAGAAGGTGGAAGCCCTACAACCTTTCAACAGCTGCTGGTGGCAGAGAAGCCTCTCATAGACCGGTTATGGAACCCATTCCTGGTTCTGTAAAGGCATTAAGCGGTGGAGAGAGCACCTTGAGGAACCTTGATGGGAGTTCGGCCCAACCTCTACCCCGTCACACATCTCAAACTTGTAGGGCAGACTCTGTTAGAGGCCAGACTGCTGCTCAGTCGCTCCCGACTCCTACCCCTCAGGTAGAACTGGCTCCCCCTAGAGGCAGCTCTCCTGCTGTGGACTCTGCCAGACTCTCCCGGCTCAGTCggaccagggccagggcatTGCCACAGTATCATAAAGAATTCTCTCAAAGTGGATGTTCCTCAAGGACATTCCCTCATTCGCATTCTCTCCAGAAAACGGTGTGCGAGAGCATCCTCGGTTCTCCATCAGAGCGTCCTGAGGAAGAACCACTCTCTCAGGAGCAGGGgaaaaagacttgtatcccagAGAGTCGGGGGATTGACCTCCCCGATCAAAGACCCTCTACAGTAAGAACAATACAGAGGAAGGTCAAAGTTCAAAAACGGAAAAGGCGGAGAGTGGACATGGGTTCGGGGTGTCGTTACCAGGCCAGCTCAGCATGTGCTGTACCAGATGAGCCCTTACTCGGCCAGCTGTTTCAGTCCAGCGACTCCGTGCACCTTGACTTTCTAGGGTTTGATGATGGAGGAAGGGAAGTCTTTACACCATAG
- the slc25a40 gene encoding probable mitochondrial glutathione transporter SLC25A40, producing MTSKCHEITPGGITPVQQMVSSCSGAILTSLLVTPLDVVKIRLQAQHNPFLKGRCFVYCNGLMDHLCLCENGNSKVWYKAPGHFSGTLDAFIKIIRHEGIKSLWSGLPPTLVMAVPATVIYFTCYDQLCVALKARMEGQTEMAPLFAGAIARVGSVTVISPLELIRTKLQSQKQSYRELGTCIRTAVESAGWLSLWRGWGPTLLRDVPFSAMYWYNYEKGKAWLCERNNTTEATFAITFLSGAASGAIASIATLPFDVVKTRRQVELGELQALNLSLCKSSSSTWSVMSRIVAESGPRGLFAGFLPRLIKVAPACAIMISTYEFGKAFFHKQNQETRLVRLQPGNS from the exons ATGACCAGTAAATGCCATGAAATTACCCCTGGTGGGATCACTCCAGTTCAGCAGATGGTGTCATCTTGCTCAGGAGCAATCCTCACCTCACTCCTCG TTACACCTTTGGATGTTGTGAAGATCAGACTTCAAGCACAACACAATCCATTTCTCAAAG GCAGATGTTTTGTCTACTGCAATGGCCTCATGGACCACTTATGTCTGTGTGAAAACGGCAACTCGAAAGTCTGGTACAAGGCTCCTGGTCATTTCAGCGGTACACTG GATGCCTTTATTAAAATTATACGACATGAAGGAATCAAGTCCCTCTGGAGCGGTCTCCCTCCAACCCT CGTGATGGCCGTCCCGGCGACTGTGATCTACTTCACATGTTATGACCAGCTGTGTGTGGCCCTGAAGGCCAGGATGGAGGGCCAAACGGAAATGGCTCCTCTCTTTGCTGGAGCTATCGCTAGAG TAGGCTCGGTGACGGTGATCAGCCCCCTGGAGCTGATCCGCACCAAGCTCCAGTCTCAGAAGCAGTCCTACAGGGAGCTGGGCACCTGCATCCGCACGGCGGTGGAGAGCGCCGGGTGGCTGTCTCTGTGGAGGGGCTGGGGCCCCACGCTGCTCAGGGACGTGCCCTTCTCCGCCATGTACTGGTACAACTACGAGAAGGGGAAAGCCTGGCTGTGCGAGCGGAACAACACCACAGAAGCCACGTTTGCCATCACCTTCCTCTCCGGGGCTGCATCTGGTGCT ATTGCCTCTATAGCTACTTTACCATTTGACGTGGTCAAGACTCGACGGCAGGTCGAGCTTGGAGAGTTACAAGCACTGAATT TGTCATTGTGCAAGAGCTCCAGCTCCACATGGAGCGTGATGAGCAGGATCGTGGCCGAGAGCGGCCCTCGCGGACTGTTCGCAG GCTTCCTGCCCAGGCTAATCAAGGTGGCCCCGGCCTGTGCCATTATGATCAGCACCTATGAGTTTGGGAAGGCCTTCTTCCACAAGCAGAACCAGGAGACCAGACTGGTTCGGCTTCAGCCTGGCAACAGCTGA